In a genomic window of Sediminispirochaeta bajacaliforniensis DSM 16054:
- a CDS encoding ABC transporter substrate-binding protein, protein MKRVCLIVMFSLLCVSFLIAGGNQEAESGAAEGQIVIKTMAYGNNSNPEGVNWVRIVKAFEEQNPGIKIDYELLYDEAYHQKVVARLASGDIPDLAYMGADARWGAPWKEAGQQFDHRDYIDSDFYDLGLIPPMGPKGEVFEIPLGTSNITTVLYMNEKLVASLGFSAPQTYEDIVAMVPAAKKAGLDVISIDGADGWAWNSCLMSMVAARLSGNPRWVSEAVQGKHRFNDPIFVDSLAFITRMIDDGVLSSKSVLVDYGANVSKFSNEQALFMIQGQWVAGEIPPEVADHTKLLAWPKLPGEKSETAGSVAAAIQVGYGLTKQGGSDPAVREAALKFLRYFYSVEESTQRLRDGLIVAPILKNYQVPEDLPSIMKSKVALAQTAMNTDVIDAYVSGNALEALNSGMQQIASGSATAEEIAAKVESLIQR, encoded by the coding sequence ATGAAAAGAGTGTGTCTGATTGTAATGTTTTCCCTCCTATGTGTCTCGTTTTTGATTGCGGGCGGGAATCAGGAAGCAGAGAGCGGTGCCGCTGAAGGGCAGATTGTGATTAAGACAATGGCTTACGGCAACAACTCGAACCCTGAAGGGGTAAACTGGGTTCGTATCGTAAAGGCCTTTGAGGAGCAGAATCCCGGCATCAAGATCGATTATGAGCTGTTGTACGATGAGGCGTACCATCAGAAGGTTGTCGCCCGGCTTGCCTCCGGTGATATTCCCGATCTTGCCTACATGGGTGCGGATGCCCGTTGGGGAGCCCCCTGGAAAGAGGCCGGACAACAATTCGATCATCGCGACTACATTGACAGTGATTTTTATGATCTCGGTTTGATTCCTCCCATGGGACCAAAGGGTGAAGTCTTCGAAATTCCCCTTGGAACCAGCAACATTACCACGGTTCTCTATATGAACGAAAAGTTGGTTGCATCCCTTGGTTTTTCCGCTCCCCAAACCTACGAGGATATTGTTGCCATGGTTCCTGCAGCTAAAAAGGCCGGTTTGGATGTGATCAGCATCGATGGTGCCGACGGCTGGGCCTGGAATTCATGCCTGATGTCTATGGTTGCCGCCCGACTCTCGGGAAATCCACGCTGGGTATCCGAAGCGGTCCAGGGCAAACATCGGTTTAACGACCCGATATTTGTCGATTCCCTTGCCTTTATCACCAGGATGATCGATGACGGAGTCCTTTCTTCCAAATCGGTACTGGTAGACTATGGTGCCAATGTATCTAAGTTTAGCAATGAACAAGCCCTTTTCATGATTCAGGGCCAGTGGGTCGCAGGAGAAATTCCGCCCGAGGTTGCCGATCATACAAAGCTGCTTGCCTGGCCCAAGCTCCCCGGTGAAAAGTCTGAAACTGCCGGTTCTGTAGCGGCGGCGATTCAGGTTGGTTACGGGCTGACGAAACAGGGCGGAAGTGACCCTGCCGTTCGTGAGGCTGCCCTCAAGTTCCTGCGTTACTTCTACAGCGTCGAAGAGTCGACCCAGCGTCTGCGTGACGGCTTAATTGTCGCTCCAATTCTGAAGAACTATCAGGTTCCCGAAGATCTACCTTCGATCATGAAAAGCAAGGTTGCCCTTGCTCAGACCGCAATGAATACCGATGTCATCGACGCCTACGTAAGCGGTAATGCACTTGAGGCCCTGAATTCCGGTATGCAGCAGATTGCAAGCGGGTCGGCCACTGCTGAAGAGATAGCAGCAAAGGTCGAATCACTTATCCAGCGCTAA
- a CDS encoding ROK family transcriptional regulator, which yields MKRTKMINRSRIMREIWINRETSRVEIARSLGLDKSTISHAVNELIEKGVIIESSEGSSGPQGGRRPVHIKLNREYGAVLGVEFRPDSYTAVAVDLEGDIIYSRFERIAIAGEKFTSVVIEILHMLIDELERKEVNLLGIGVGLSGVVNAQNGTIRYSEPFGIVSTFDFFTNIASLFDIPLFVDNDANACVWGELAFHRRKDLKDFIFLLLEFREPGTNEDRDCTKIGKIGVGIGIVINGNVHYGHQYAAGEFRSLFRTENSVGQFSLTSDEHRRIFDDDAVMNKFLHELGAHVGLLVNVFNMSHIILGGAFDELGPRVKDIFEQEIKKSWPYPYTPDIKKSIWYSSFADRAVAYGAAGMVLNTLFSDLEVMEGTSLMLNLREGLVVF from the coding sequence ATGAAGCGAACAAAAATGATCAACCGATCACGGATTATGCGCGAGATCTGGATCAATCGTGAGACCAGCCGTGTGGAAATTGCCCGTTCCCTTGGCCTTGATAAGTCCACCATCTCTCACGCGGTAAACGAACTCATTGAAAAGGGTGTTATCATAGAGTCCTCGGAGGGATCTTCAGGGCCTCAAGGTGGTAGAAGACCTGTACATATAAAATTGAATAGAGAGTATGGAGCAGTTTTGGGGGTTGAATTCCGCCCCGATTCTTATACGGCTGTAGCGGTGGATCTTGAAGGTGATATTATTTATTCACGATTTGAACGGATCGCTATTGCCGGCGAGAAATTTACGTCTGTAGTGATCGAGATTCTTCATATGCTCATTGATGAGCTGGAACGAAAAGAGGTCAACCTTCTGGGCATCGGTGTGGGGCTCTCTGGTGTTGTAAATGCCCAAAACGGGACTATTCGTTATTCCGAACCCTTTGGGATCGTCAGCACCTTTGATTTCTTCACCAATATTGCCTCTCTCTTTGATATTCCTCTATTTGTTGATAACGATGCAAATGCTTGTGTCTGGGGTGAGCTTGCCTTTCATCGAAGGAAAGATCTGAAAGATTTCATCTTCCTTCTATTAGAGTTTCGGGAGCCTGGAACCAACGAAGACCGGGATTGTACGAAAATCGGAAAAATAGGTGTAGGTATAGGCATTGTTATCAATGGCAATGTTCACTATGGACACCAGTACGCTGCAGGTGAGTTCCGCAGCCTTTTTCGTACTGAGAATTCTGTCGGTCAATTTTCATTAACCAGTGATGAACATCGTCGTATTTTTGATGATGATGCGGTTATGAATAAGTTTTTGCATGAGCTTGGCGCACATGTCGGCTTGCTTGTGAATGTTTTTAATATGAGTCATATCATTCTCGGGGGAGCCTTTGACGAATTGGGGCCTCGGGTCAAGGACATTTTTGAGCAGGAGATCAAGAAATCCTGGCCTTATCCGTACACCCCCGACATCAAAAAATCGATTTGGTACTCATCCTTTGCCGATAGGGCAGTGGCCTACGGCGCTGCGGGGATGGTCCTCAACACCCTTTTCAGTGACCTGGAGGTAATGGAGGGAACCAGTTTGATGCTGAATCTCAGGGAGGGTTTGGTCGTGTTTTAG
- a CDS encoding carbohydrate ABC transporter permease → MKKSERQMLPAFFAMAAPAMLIYLFIIAYPIIYSVWLSFTDFNPNRGGAWNFVGLLQYKTMFSDPNFWHALKNNLIVVAVSVFGQIPIGFILAYLLYRKMVRGVNFFQTIVFLPNFLSTIVIGTMWKRLFQADGPVSVLIQKTTGDPTAQFEMMLHPNTVMIPIGFALIWIYTGLYMIIFLANLQKINASLIEVAKIDGATEGQIFRKVIVPLLSGTILVSTVLAIAGSLRGFDLIFSITTQGLQRNNAMVLPIFMYQTAFQNYANEMRFAYGAAISNAIVLISLVLIAFSRMISRKTDY, encoded by the coding sequence GTGAAAAAAAGCGAACGACAAATGCTGCCGGCCTTTTTTGCAATGGCCGCTCCGGCGATGTTGATCTATCTTTTCATCATTGCCTATCCGATTATCTATTCGGTCTGGCTTAGTTTTACCGATTTCAACCCAAACCGGGGAGGGGCGTGGAATTTTGTCGGACTGCTTCAATATAAGACGATGTTTTCCGACCCGAATTTCTGGCATGCACTGAAAAACAACCTGATTGTCGTGGCTGTTTCCGTCTTCGGCCAGATTCCCATCGGATTCATTCTGGCATACCTTCTCTACAGAAAGATGGTCCGCGGCGTGAATTTTTTCCAGACCATCGTGTTTCTTCCCAATTTTCTATCGACCATTGTCATCGGTACCATGTGGAAGCGACTTTTCCAAGCCGACGGCCCTGTTTCTGTTCTTATCCAGAAGACGACAGGGGACCCTACGGCCCAATTCGAGATGATGCTGCACCCGAATACGGTCATGATTCCCATCGGTTTTGCACTGATCTGGATATATACCGGTTTGTATATGATCATCTTTCTCGCCAATCTTCAGAAGATCAATGCAAGTCTGATCGAAGTAGCGAAAATAGATGGTGCGACGGAGGGCCAGATATTCCGAAAGGTGATTGTTCCTCTGCTTTCGGGTACCATCTTGGTCTCGACCGTACTGGCGATTGCCGGTTCCCTCCGCGGTTTTGATCTGATTTTTTCCATCACCACCCAAGGCTTACAAAGAAACAACGCCATGGTTCTTCCCATTTTTATGTATCAGACGGCCTTTCAAAACTATGCCAATGAAATGCGATTTGCCTATGGAGCGGCAATATCGAATGCCATCGTCCTGATCAGCCTGGTACTTATTGCCTTTAGCCGCATGATCAGTCGGAAAACCGATTATTAG